The Bacillota bacterium genomic sequence GTGGCCGAAGCCCTGGGCAGGGACGACCTTGCAAGAGAGCTGCTCCAGGTACTTAAAAACAAAGAGACTTCCTCTGGCTTCGACGCCAACCTTTTCTCCGATGTCCCTGCCTACGAGATCTTGGGCCGCGCTGGGTGCCTCACCGAGTTCGTCTACGCCCGCGACTACCTCCTGAGCACCCAGAATATGGTCTACGCCTCTATACCTGACGCGGTCTACGAAAGCGTTTACGGCTCGTGGGGCTTTGTCTGGGAGGGGGTTTTTTACCCTGACTTCATGACAACGGCCCAGGCGGTAAGAGTGCTTCAATACCTTGACCCGGACAAAAACAACCAGGGGGTGCAGGAGAGGATTGCCCTCGGTCTCGCCTGGCTGAAGAACCAGCAGCAAGATGACGGGAGTTTCGTCTCCGGCTGGGACGACCCATTGCTTGATGCGGTGGAAATGGTCGCCACCCTCAAAGCCCTCGGGGAAGATCCCTCCTCCGTAAAGTGCGACGGCGGAAAAAGCCCCGTCGACTACCTGCGCGAAAAGGCCCTCAATCCCGACGGGAGCTTCGGGTCATGGAAGAATGCCATGGACGCCACCTGGGCGCTGTGGGGGTACTGGCTCTTGGGAGGAAGAGTACAAAACCAGCTCTTCATAGAACCCACGAGCGCCAGCCTGAGCGTTGGAGAGAAAGTTTATTTTAAGTCTTTGCACAACGACTCTGATGTTACTCAAGACGCAGTTTGGACTGTGGACGAGCAAAGTATTGCCAATGCAGCCTACGGCCTCGTGACGGGCCTGAAGGCAGGTACCACAGTGGTGAGCGCGGCCTACGGGGGACTAAAGTGCTCGGCAGTCCTCACAGTAAAGTCTCCGGCGCCACCGGGCGGCACTGCAACCACCTGTATGGTTGGGGTTGCCGTGGTGGGGAAGAATGGGGAGCTCCTCTTTGGTCCGGGCTACGTGCTCCTTTCTAAAGAAGGCAGGTGGGGCCTGACCGCCCTCGGGGCGCTTGATGCCACAGGCCTCGACTACCAGATATCCAGCAAGTGGGAAGGCTTCGTGGAGTCAATCGCAGGGCAGGCAGGCACCGGGATGGAGGGCTGGTGCTACACGGTCAACAATGCCATGCCCATGACTTCGGCCGGCAAGTGCCAGGTGAAGGACGGCGACAAGGTGATCTGGTACTACAGCAAGGACATGAGCGCACCTGCCCCGAAGTGGGAGGACCTCGTGAAACAGCAGGCTGCAGGTGCGATACCTGCCGCGGAAGCCCTGAAGAGCGTAGAAAACACCTTGTCCGACCTGCAGAGCGGCAAAGTGAGCGCCGGGCAGGCGGTATCCCGCCTCACGGAGACCCTCGAGAAGCTCAAAGAATCCGAGGTTACGAAGGAGCTTAAAGATAAACTCTCCGAGGCCGCGCGCCTCCTCGTCGTGGTGCTGGCAAAGGTGCCTGATAAGGCTTTAACCTCTTTGGAAGAAGGAGAAAAAGTCAGCATCAAAATAGACGGCGAGATCTTGAAAGACCAGGTGGGCGCGCTCAAAAACGCCCCGGTTTTGGCCGAGAAGCTGCAGAAACTCGGGGTCGCGGAGGCCGCCGCTCTCGTTAAAGACGAGCTTGTGGTAGAGGTTCCGGATGCTCTTGCAGGCAGGAGCGAGCTGAGCACGGCCTTCCCCGCAAGCGCCGGCAGGGAAGTGGCTGAAGCCGGCCTCACCTTCGTTCTGCGGGAAAGGGAGGTCTCCCTCAGGCTGCCCGCGGAGGCCCTGAAGGCGGTGCTCGGGGTCTTGCCCGAGGTGGCTCAGGTGGAGGTTTCCCTCAAAAAAGTTGACGGCGCGCAAGCCGGCCTCTTCGAGGGCGCCTCTCTGGTCACCAAGAACGCGTTTGATCTCGAGGTCTGCGGCCTGACTCCGGAGGGAAAAAGGGAAAAACCAGGTGCTTTTCCTGAAAGACTTGCAATTGCCTTTTCCCTTGAAGGAGCGGATCTCGGCAAGCTCGACTTGAGCAAACTGGCAGTCTACAGAAAGAAAAAAGACGGCTCCTGGGAATTCGTCGGGGGGAGCCTGAGCGCGGACGGGAAGTCCTTCACCTTCGAGACGGACCGCCTGAGCCTCTACGCCCTTGCCGAGTTCTGGAAGACCTTCAAAGACACCAAAGAGCACTGGGCGCGGGAGGCAATTGACTTCCTGGCAAGGAGGCTCATCATCAGGGGAGTCGGGAGCGACCTTTTCGCCCCGGACGAGAAGGTAACCAGGGCCCAGTTCGCGGCTCTCCTGGTAAGGGCGCTCAGGGTCGAGGAGGAGCAGCCGGGCCTCCCGGTGTTTAAAGACGTTCCCTCCAGCCACTGGGGCCGCGGGGCCGTAGAAGCGGCATTCAAGGAAGGGCTGGTTTCTGGCACGGGGAACAGGAGGTTCGAGCCCGAGAGGTGGATCACGAGGGAAGAGATGGCCGTGATGCTGGCGCGGCTCCTCGAGAAGCAGGGCGCAGCGGTGAAGCCGGACGCTTCCCAGGCAGCAGAGGCCCTCGCCAGCTACTCTGACAACAGCGCGATTTCTCCATGGGCGAGGGAAGGAGTTGCCGCCTGCGTAAAGAGCGGCATCATCAAAGGCAGGTCCGCCTCCGAACTCGCACCCAAGGGCACCACCACCCGTGCGGAGGCTGCGGTTGTAGTCAAGAACCTCCTCCATTTTCTAGCCAGGGTTTAGACATCCTGTTGATCCTTTCACCAACAGCCGGGGGACAGGCCCTGGCCCCCGCGGCTTGTCCCCCGGCGCATCTCCTCCCGCGTCTTGGCAATCGGGGAACTCTGGTCTTCGGCATCGTACCTTGCTGCCTCTGCGGCGAGCTTGGGGTTTGACCCCTACAAGGGCCTTGAGCAACGGGTGAACGATTAAAGTCTTGAAGCGTTACAGTTTTGAAGCGTTTCCAGAGGAGGCCGAAGCTGTGGGTCTTCTTCAGAGGATAGGAGGGGGAATTGCGTGAAGCGACTCTACGTGGTGCCGCTTTTGCTGCTTTTGCTGGGCCTGCTGGTGCCGCTCTTCTACGCCTCAAAGGAAGACCGGCAGGGCCCGCCAAACTCCCCCGGGCAAACCAGAGTAGAAGTCAAAGAGGGCCCGGAGGAAAGTGCTTCCAAGACCGGACCCGTTAGCCAGAACGGCGCCGTGGCGCAAGCCCCGCCGAAGCACCTGCCGGGCGAGAAGACCAGGCAGGCAACAAAAGCGGTGCCGACCCAAAAGAAAACGGGAGAGGAAAGGAGCGAGGGGGTGTCTGACGAGACGCCAGGGGCCGCTGATGGCGCGGTTGCAGTAGGCGTTGCGGTGGTGGGAAAGGACGGCGAGTTCCTTTTCGGTCCTGCTGAGGTCAGGGTAGCAAAAGAAAGCACATGGGGCACCACCGCCCTCGGTGCCTTGGATGCCACGGGCCTGCCTTACACCATGTCCGCAAGGTTTCCGGACTTCGTGGAAGCGGTTGCCGGCCAGCGCAACCGCGGCCAGTCCGGCTGGATGTACAAAGTTAACGAGGAGGTCCCGCTGGTTGCCGCTGCCAAAAGGATTGTGAAGCAGGGGGACCGGGTAATCTGGTGGTACAGTCGAGACATGAGCCAGGCTTCCCCCCGGTGGGATGATTTGGTAAGGAAAAACTGAAGGGAGTGCAAATTTGTGAAAAGAATAGCGTGCTTCCTGCTGGCCATTGCCTTTTGCGCGGCAGTTGCCTTTCCCGCATCTGCCTCGCCTGTATCCTCGCCTCAGGCCGGAGAAGCCCTGAAACGGGCAAAAAGCTACCTTCTGAAATTGGAGAAGGAGAGAGGAGTGCTTTCTCCCTGGAGCTACATAGCGCTGGCCGCGTCCGGTGAGAACCTCGGCGGCAGCCGCATATCCCGGGCCTGCGAACTCCTCGGGAGCGATGAGGAGTTGGCCTCCGGGGAGATGAACACCTACTGCCTGCTGGTCTTTACCTTGCTCGCGGCCGGGCAGGATCCCTTCAACTACCGGGGGAAAAACATTGTGGAGGTCATCCAGCAGGCTCAGCTTCCCAGCGGCAAGTTCGCCGACAACGTGAAAACGGGCGGGGAGGACCTGGTCAACTCCCACATCTGGGCGGTTCTTGCCCTCAAAGCCGCCGGCGCCTCCGTGCCGGACCCCGAGGGGGCGCGCCGGTGGCTCGCCGGCCGGCAGCACGAAGACGGCTCTTTCTACTGGAACGCCCGCGACCGGAAAACCGCTGATGTTGACTCCACAGGAATGGTTCTGATGGCCCTGGGCGCCCTGGGAGAGACGCAGGAAAGCCCGGTTGTCCAGAAAGCGGTCCGCTACCTGCAGAGCGTGCAGAAGGCAAGCGGCGGTTTTGAGTCCTGGGGGGCCGAGAACCCGGAGTCCTGCAGCATGGTGATCTTAGGGCTGCGCACTGTCGGGATCGATCCCCAGGATCCGGCCTTCCGGAAGCCTGAAGGCGACCCCGTCACCGCCCTGCTCCGGTTTCAGCTGCCCGACGGCTCTTTTGAGCACATTGAGGGTGGGGGGGCGAACGAGATGGCCACCCACCAGGCATTGATGGCCCTCGACGCCCTGCTTTCCGGGGAGATCTTCTGGACGCGGCTCAAGAGAGAGGCAGGGCCCGGAGGCAGAGAAGAGCTTTCTGTAAGGTTCCGGGTTGGGAAGAAGTGGTACGTGACCTCGTGGTCCGGGCAGGAGGAACGGCACGAGATGGATGCCGTCCCGTTCGTCGAAAGCGGCCGCACCTTCGCCCCCGTGCGCTACCTGGCGCTGGCTTTGGGCGTGGCGGAGAGGGACATCCTCTGGGACGGCAAAAACCGGACGGTGGCGCTCAGGGTCGGCAACACGACCGTCAGGCTCACCGTCGGCAGCAGGACTCTCTACGTCAACGGCCGGTCGAGGGGGATGGACGTGGCCCCGGTCGTCCGGAACGGCCGCACCTACCTGCCCGCGCGCTACGTGGCC encodes the following:
- a CDS encoding stalk domain-containing protein — translated: MKRIACFLLAIAFCAAVAFPASASPVSSPQAGEALKRAKSYLLKLEKERGVLSPWSYIALAASGENLGGSRISRACELLGSDEELASGEMNTYCLLVFTLLAAGQDPFNYRGKNIVEVIQQAQLPSGKFADNVKTGGEDLVNSHIWAVLALKAAGASVPDPEGARRWLAGRQHEDGSFYWNARDRKTADVDSTGMVLMALGALGETQESPVVQKAVRYLQSVQKASGGFESWGAENPESCSMVILGLRTVGIDPQDPAFRKPEGDPVTALLRFQLPDGSFEHIEGGGANEMATHQALMALDALLSGEIFWTRLKREAGPGGREELSVRFRVGKKWYVTSWSGQEERHEMDAVPFVESGRTFAPVRYLALALGVAERDILWDGKNRTVALRVGNTTVRLTVGSRTLYVNGRSRGMDVAPVVRNGRTYLPARYVAEAFGYRVDWNESLKEVLITLPVKGKQ
- a CDS encoding DUF4430 domain-containing protein, which encodes MKRLYVVPLLLLLLGLLVPLFYASKEDRQGPPNSPGQTRVEVKEGPEESASKTGPVSQNGAVAQAPPKHLPGEKTRQATKAVPTQKKTGEERSEGVSDETPGAADGAVAVGVAVVGKDGEFLFGPAEVRVAKESTWGTTALGALDATGLPYTMSARFPDFVEAVAGQRNRGQSGWMYKVNEEVPLVAAAKRIVKQGDRVIWWYSRDMSQASPRWDDLVRKN
- a CDS encoding S-layer homology domain-containing protein, with protein sequence MRAKRKAVKVFGVLFVIMAVLVFASFPFASASANTPELNVLADKAANFLYNEFVKNGAKNGDNCVGSYAAYVLKEAGVDISTWVREGHSLRDAVIEFIYNDLKNSSASAKLLAQDFLVAEALGRDDLARELLQVLKNKETSSGFDANLFSDVPAYEILGRAGCLTEFVYARDYLLSTQNMVYASIPDAVYESVYGSWGFVWEGVFYPDFMTTAQAVRVLQYLDPDKNNQGVQERIALGLAWLKNQQQDDGSFVSGWDDPLLDAVEMVATLKALGEDPSSVKCDGGKSPVDYLREKALNPDGSFGSWKNAMDATWALWGYWLLGGRVQNQLFIEPTSASLSVGEKVYFKSLHNDSDVTQDAVWTVDEQSIANAAYGLVTGLKAGTTVVSAAYGGLKCSAVLTVKSPAPPGGTATTCMVGVAVVGKNGELLFGPGYVLLSKEGRWGLTALGALDATGLDYQISSKWEGFVESIAGQAGTGMEGWCYTVNNAMPMTSAGKCQVKDGDKVIWYYSKDMSAPAPKWEDLVKQQAAGAIPAAEALKSVENTLSDLQSGKVSAGQAVSRLTETLEKLKESEVTKELKDKLSEAARLLVVVLAKVPDKALTSLEEGEKVSIKIDGEILKDQVGALKNAPVLAEKLQKLGVAEAAALVKDELVVEVPDALAGRSELSTAFPASAGREVAEAGLTFVLREREVSLRLPAEALKAVLGVLPEVAQVEVSLKKVDGAQAGLFEGASLVTKNAFDLEVCGLTPEGKREKPGAFPERLAIAFSLEGADLGKLDLSKLAVYRKKKDGSWEFVGGSLSADGKSFTFETDRLSLYALAEFWKTFKDTKEHWAREAIDFLARRLIIRGVGSDLFAPDEKVTRAQFAALLVRALRVEEEQPGLPVFKDVPSSHWGRGAVEAAFKEGLVSGTGNRRFEPERWITREEMAVMLARLLEKQGAAVKPDASQAAEALASYSDNSAISPWAREGVAACVKSGIIKGRSASELAPKGTTTRAEAAVVVKNLLHFLARV